A section of the Chitinophagaceae bacterium genome encodes:
- a CDS encoding DUF2795 domain-containing protein, with translation MYWTLELASHLEDAPWPATKEELIDYATRSGIPSEVVENLQELDDDGIVYDSIEDIWQDYPFKDDFLFNEEEY, from the coding sequence ATGTATTGGACACTAGAACTGGCTTCTCATTTAGAAGATGCCCCATGGCCAGCAACAAAAGAAGAACTCATAGACTATGCTACTCGAAGTGGAATCCCATCTGAGGTAGTAGAAAATTTACAAGAATTAGACGATGATGGGATAGTATATGATAGTATAGAAGATATATGGCAGGACTATCCTTTTAAAGATGATTTTCTTTTCAATGAAGAAGAGTATTAA
- a CDS encoding amidohydrolase, producing MLQKTNSTNIFIIGIGCILFLGLSNFGPTPSASDKLKEKTYSIAQGIESKVIDWRHDIHQNPELSNREFRTQEKIEKHLKSLGLEVSRSAKTGVVGLLKGGKPGPVVALRADMDALPVLERVPLPWASQVKGEYNGQEVPVMHACGHDTHVSILMGVAEILSQIKGDLKGSVKFIFQPAEEGAPNGEEGGAELMVKEGVLENPKVDVIFGLHINSQTEVGSIRCKTKGIMAAVNSFSIKIKGRQAHGSQPWSSVDPVVTAAQIINNSQTIVSRNMPLVKAAAVLTFGSIHGGVRSNIIPEEVTLVGTIRTLDQGMKETLLQRLNVLVTNTAEAMGATAEITIDKGYPITYNHVGLTEKMMASLEAAAGKENVMGMDASTGAEDFSYFQEKVPGMFFFLGGMPKGTDPKTVSSHHTPDFYVDDSGMLLGMKAFCSLVLDYMEKPMISK from the coding sequence ATGTTACAAAAAACAAATAGTACCAATATTTTTATAATAGGTATTGGATGTATACTGTTTTTAGGATTAAGTAATTTTGGACCTACCCCATCTGCTTCGGATAAGTTAAAAGAAAAAACGTATTCCATTGCTCAGGGGATAGAATCTAAGGTTATTGATTGGAGGCATGATATCCATCAAAATCCAGAACTCAGTAATAGGGAGTTTAGAACTCAGGAGAAAATAGAAAAACACCTCAAAAGTTTAGGATTAGAAGTATCTCGTTCTGCGAAAACTGGTGTTGTAGGTTTATTAAAAGGTGGGAAGCCTGGTCCAGTAGTAGCTCTACGAGCAGATATGGATGCTCTTCCTGTATTAGAACGTGTTCCTCTTCCATGGGCTTCTCAAGTAAAAGGAGAATACAATGGACAAGAAGTTCCTGTTATGCATGCATGTGGACATGATACTCACGTTTCGATTTTAATGGGAGTAGCAGAAATACTTTCTCAAATAAAAGGTGATCTCAAAGGGAGCGTTAAATTTATATTTCAACCTGCTGAAGAAGGTGCTCCAAACGGAGAAGAAGGCGGTGCAGAACTTATGGTAAAAGAAGGAGTATTGGAAAACCCAAAAGTAGATGTTATTTTTGGACTTCATATAAATTCTCAAACAGAAGTAGGTAGCATTCGATGTAAAACAAAAGGAATAATGGCGGCTGTTAATTCTTTTTCTATCAAAATAAAAGGAAGACAAGCCCACGGTTCACAGCCGTGGAGTTCCGTAGATCCAGTAGTTACAGCAGCTCAAATTATCAATAATTCTCAAACGATTGTAAGTAGAAATATGCCACTTGTAAAAGCGGCGGCTGTTCTTACTTTTGGTAGTATTCATGGTGGGGTGAGAAGTAATATTATCCCCGAAGAAGTTACCCTTGTTGGAACTATTAGGACTTTGGATCAAGGAATGAAAGAAACTTTATTACAGAGATTGAACGTTCTAGTAACTAATACAGCAGAAGCTATGGGAGCTACAGCAGAAATAACTATAGATAAAGGTTACCCCATTACTTATAATCACGTAGGGTTAACGGAAAAGATGATGGCATCATTAGAAGCTGCTGCAGGGAAAGAAAATGTAATGGGTATGGACGCAAGTACTGGTGCCGAAGATTTTTCATACTTTCAAGAAAAAGTTCCTGGTATGTTTTTCTTTTTAGGAGGCATGCCAAAAGGTACTGATCCTAAAACAGTAAGTTCTCACCATACGCCCGATTTTTATGTAGATGATAGCGGTATGCTATTAGGTATGAAGGCGTTCTGTTCTTTGGTATTGGATTATATGGAAAAACCTATGATCTCAAAATAA
- a CDS encoding transketolase: MEITTMKTNNINELQKISSQVRRDIVRMVHKAQSGHPGGSLGCTDFMVALYFHIMNYHIPFDMNGEGEDLFFLSNGHISPVWYSVLARSGHFDISELHTFRHINSRLQGHPTPEEHLPGIRIASGSLGQGLSVAIGAAQTKKLNKDTSIVYVLMGDGEQQEGQIWEAVLYAAHNKIDNVIATIDCNGQQIDGPVDTINSLGNLRAKYEAFGWKVIETHGNNIENIVEELKKAKNLLGKGIPLINLMKTEMGYGVDYMMGSHKWHGVAPNNEELQKALAQIPETLGDF; the protein is encoded by the coding sequence ATGGAAATAACCACAATGAAAACAAACAATATAAACGAACTACAAAAAATATCCTCACAGGTGAGAAGAGATATAGTAAGAATGGTGCATAAAGCACAGTCAGGACATCCTGGCGGTTCTTTAGGATGTACAGATTTTATGGTAGCATTATATTTTCATATTATGAATTATCATATCCCTTTTGATATGAATGGGGAAGGAGAAGATTTATTTTTTCTATCCAATGGACATATATCTCCTGTTTGGTATAGCGTTTTAGCAAGAAGTGGACATTTTGATATATCAGAATTACATACCTTTAGACATATAAATAGTAGATTACAAGGACACCCAACACCAGAAGAACACCTCCCTGGTATTCGTATAGCAAGTGGCTCTTTGGGGCAAGGATTATCTGTAGCCATAGGAGCAGCACAAACTAAAAAACTCAACAAAGATACCAGTATAGTATATGTACTTATGGGAGATGGAGAACAACAAGAAGGACAAATTTGGGAAGCAGTTCTTTATGCCGCCCATAATAAAATAGATAATGTTATCGCTACAATAGACTGTAATGGACAACAAATAGATGGTCCCGTAGATACCATAAACAGTTTAGGAAATCTGCGAGCAAAATATGAAGCATTCGGTTGGAAAGTAATAGAAACACACGGCAATAATATAGAAAATATAGTAGAAGAATTAAAAAAAGCAAAAAATCTTTTAGGAAAGGGTATCCCCCTGATAAATTTAATGAAAACAGAAATGGGATATGGAGTAGATTATATGATGGGAAGCCATAAATGGCACGGGGTAGCCCCAAATAATGAAGAACTCCAAAAAGCATTAGCACAAATTCCTGAAACTTTGGGAGATTTTTAA
- the groL gene encoding chaperonin GroEL (60 kDa chaperone family; promotes refolding of misfolded polypeptides especially under stressful conditions; forms two stacked rings of heptamers to form a barrel-shaped 14mer; ends can be capped by GroES; misfolded proteins enter the barrel where they are refolded when GroES binds), with protein sequence MMAKEIFFSTDARDKLKKGVDSLSNAVKVTLGPKGRNVIIGKKFGAPSVTKDGVSVAKEIELKDPIENMGAQLVKEVASKTADAAGDGTTTATVLAQAIFQHGIKNVAAGANPMDIKRGIDKAVAAVVADLKKQSKAISKPNEIQQVATVSANNDSSIGKMIADAMDKVGKDGVITVEEARGTETEVKTVEGMQFDRGYVSPYFVTNSEKMEAELESPYILIYDKKISTMKEMLPILEQTAQTGKPLLIICEDIDGEALATLVVNKLRGSLKVAAVKAPGFGDRRKAMLEDIAILTAGTLISEERGYKLEHATLDYLGKAEKINIDKDNTTIVNGAGKSADIKARVNEIKAQIESTTSDYDKEKLQERLAKLSGGVAILYIGAATEVEMKEKKDRVDDALHATKAAVQEGVVAGGGVAFIRSIESLKSLKTENEDQETGVNIIRLALEAPLRTIVENAGCEGSVIVHKVKEGKDDFGYNASTDKYENMIKAGIVDPTKVTRLAIENAASIAALLLTTECVIADKVDEDKAPSMPPGGGMGGMM encoded by the coding sequence ATTATGGCAAAAGAAATATTTTTTAGCACTGACGCAAGGGATAAATTAAAAAAAGGAGTAGATAGCCTTTCAAACGCAGTAAAAGTAACACTAGGTCCAAAAGGACGTAATGTTATTATTGGGAAAAAATTTGGAGCACCGAGTGTGACCAAAGACGGAGTTTCCGTAGCAAAAGAAATAGAACTAAAAGATCCTATAGAAAATATGGGAGCGCAATTAGTAAAAGAAGTAGCATCTAAAACAGCTGATGCTGCAGGAGATGGTACTACTACTGCTACTGTATTAGCACAAGCTATTTTCCAACATGGAATTAAAAACGTAGCTGCAGGCGCTAATCCGATGGATATCAAACGAGGAATAGATAAAGCAGTCGCAGCTGTAGTAGCAGACCTCAAAAAACAATCTAAAGCTATCTCTAAACCTAATGAAATACAACAGGTAGCTACTGTATCTGCAAATAACGATTCTTCCATCGGAAAAATGATTGCTGATGCAATGGATAAAGTAGGAAAAGATGGAGTAATAACAGTCGAAGAAGCAAGAGGAACGGAAACAGAGGTAAAAACAGTAGAAGGTATGCAATTTGATAGAGGATATGTATCACCTTATTTTGTAACAAACTCTGAAAAAATGGAAGCGGAACTAGAAAGCCCATACATACTCATATACGATAAAAAAATTAGTACTATGAAAGAAATGCTTCCTATTTTAGAGCAAACCGCACAAACAGGAAAACCCCTTCTTATTATATGTGAAGACATAGACGGTGAAGCCCTTGCTACCCTAGTAGTTAATAAATTAAGAGGTTCTCTCAAAGTAGCTGCTGTAAAAGCACCTGGATTCGGAGATAGAAGAAAGGCAATGTTAGAAGATATTGCTATACTTACAGCAGGAACTCTTATATCCGAAGAACGTGGATATAAATTAGAACATGCTACCTTAGACTATTTAGGAAAAGCAGAAAAAATAAACATAGATAAAGATAACACCACCATAGTAAACGGCGCAGGAAAATCTGCTGATATAAAAGCAAGAGTAAACGAGATCAAAGCTCAGATAGAATCAACTACTTCTGACTACGACAAAGAAAAATTACAAGAACGTCTTGCTAAATTATCTGGTGGAGTGGCTATCTTATATATCGGAGCAGCTACTGAAGTAGAAATGAAAGAGAAAAAAGATAGAGTAGATGATGCTCTTCACGCAACCAAAGCGGCCGTCCAAGAAGGAGTAGTTGCAGGAGGTGGAGTTGCTTTCATCAGAAGTATAGAATCTCTTAAATCTCTGAAAACTGAAAACGAAGACCAAGAAACAGGAGTAAATATTATACGACTTGCACTTGAAGCTCCTTTGAGAACCATAGTAGAAAACGCAGGATGTGAAGGATCTGTCATAGTTCATAAAGTAAAAGAAGGAAAAGATGACTTTGGATACAATGCATCTACCGATAAATATGAAAATATGATAAAAGCCGGAATAGTAGACCCTACAAAAGTAACACGTCTTGCAATAGAAAATGCCGCTTCCATAGCAGCACTTCTACTCACAACCGAATGTGTTATCGCTGACAAAGTAGATGAAGATAAAGCACCATCTATGCCTCCAGGTGGAGGAATGGGAGGTATGATGTAG
- a CDS encoding NFACT RNA binding domain-containing protein, which translates to MYLNYYFFQSLCPEIKLFLEGFQLRECFSQEKEELIFLFKKNKEEKYIKVSVTSEMPYILFPQNVIRAKKNTKDIFSFAINGTVKNCSVIYNDRSFLLELDNESTFLFKMHGSVSNIIAYDKNNIPHLFKNILKTDLLLTPKSLEKNLPLSFERFQELNGEIKNFLPTLGKECERYLSQQNYYTSDTEQQWKLIQYLLKEFEKKQFYIQNNLLTLFPPNGESFISHSAIEANNIFVQKLIKDHYLNKNKKKLLSQISNNIRKYTISIEEKRKRLQTLATQKNYKELADILMANIHKLQKGMEKATLFNFYQNAEVEIPLNKLLSPQKNAELFYKKYKNQFIEVENLETSIKQKTEIKENLQKKLADIERIENVKVLKEFSEIHETLETKKKELEHKHYWAYEKMGYEIRVGTNGKNNEKLLSQAGNKNDMWLHVKDAPGSHVIIKWKPGQNFPQPVIEYAAGLAAKYSKKKNETLCPVTVTPRKFVRKAKGGKPGTVIVEKEEVILVPPL; encoded by the coding sequence ATGTATCTCAATTACTATTTCTTTCAATCACTCTGCCCAGAAATAAAATTATTTCTAGAAGGATTCCAACTGCGAGAGTGCTTCAGCCAAGAAAAAGAAGAACTTATATTCCTCTTTAAAAAAAATAAAGAAGAAAAATATATAAAAGTATCCGTAACCTCCGAGATGCCTTATATTCTTTTTCCTCAAAATGTCATACGTGCAAAAAAAAACACAAAAGATATTTTCTCATTTGCAATAAATGGAACCGTAAAAAACTGCTCCGTCATATATAATGATAGATCTTTCCTCCTAGAATTAGACAATGAATCTACATTTTTATTTAAAATGCATGGCTCTGTATCTAATATTATTGCTTATGATAAAAACAACATACCACATCTCTTTAAAAATATTCTAAAAACAGACCTTTTATTAACCCCAAAAAGCTTAGAAAAAAATTTACCTCTCTCTTTTGAAAGATTTCAAGAACTCAATGGGGAAATAAAAAATTTTCTCCCAACCTTAGGAAAAGAATGCGAACGATATCTCTCACAACAAAATTACTACACAAGTGATACAGAACAACAATGGAAACTTATACAATACTTACTCAAAGAATTTGAAAAAAAACAGTTTTATATACAAAATAATCTGTTGACTCTCTTCCCACCAAATGGAGAATCTTTTATATCCCATTCCGCAATAGAAGCCAATAATATCTTTGTCCAAAAATTAATAAAAGACCACTATCTTAACAAAAATAAAAAAAAACTCCTATCCCAAATATCAAATAACATTCGTAAATATACTATTTCCATAGAAGAAAAAAGAAAAAGATTGCAAACCCTTGCCACTCAAAAGAATTACAAAGAACTTGCTGATATCCTTATGGCAAATATACATAAGCTCCAAAAAGGAATGGAAAAAGCTACCCTTTTTAACTTTTATCAAAATGCCGAAGTAGAAATTCCCTTAAATAAACTCCTCTCGCCTCAAAAAAATGCTGAACTATTCTATAAAAAATATAAAAATCAATTCATAGAAGTAGAAAACCTGGAAACCTCTATCAAACAAAAAACAGAAATAAAAGAAAATCTCCAAAAAAAATTAGCAGATATAGAAAGAATAGAAAATGTGAAGGTTCTAAAAGAATTTAGTGAAATACATGAAACATTAGAAACAAAAAAAAAAGAATTAGAACACAAACATTATTGGGCATACGAAAAAATGGGGTACGAAATACGGGTCGGCACAAATGGAAAAAACAATGAAAAACTGCTTTCACAAGCAGGAAATAAAAATGATATGTGGCTCCACGTAAAAGATGCTCCCGGAAGCCATGTAATTATAAAATGGAAACCCGGACAAAATTTCCCCCAACCCGTAATAGAATATGCTGCAGGATTAGCAGCAAAATACTCAAAAAAAAAAAATGAAACCCTTTGCCCCGTAACCGTAACCCCCCGAAAATTTGTAAGAAAAGCAAAAGGAGGAAAACCAGGAACCGTCATCGTAGAAAAAGAAGAAGTAATTTTAGTCCCCCCGTTATAA
- a CDS encoding fasciclin domain-containing protein encodes MIKLNFLKKAIFALIMIGSVLFSGCTTTPPEPVPTQTIAQLLAADTTLSIFTSYVTANSTLKGYIEGTVAHTVFAPNNAAFRTLKATLSADLSTIREDVVLTVLNFHFAKDQKLFNDILGKTVTTLQTENLTISATGTVREGGSNTTVKITDAKKDIKATNGVVHVVEAILIPPVAVFSQIGSVLGSVGQAVFLAKAFADIADIINLTNPNDSLKIKLGASNTKPYTCFFPTTVPNDIFALAAGTQSITKEQLLASIKTNSTTASAFVKNHIFTGSFTSKSGTSTAANLVAGARLTNLNGITFTVYNQGKSQTNPTGYILSTATTEAGLPTAQNFPILSFDQYSGGNGSILHVGIIILRQ; translated from the coding sequence ATGATCAAATTAAATTTTTTAAAGAAGGCGATTTTTGCCTTGATTATGATAGGGAGTGTTTTATTTTCTGGATGTACTACAACTCCACCAGAACCAGTACCAACACAAACTATCGCACAGCTTTTGGCAGCTGATACTACTTTGAGCATTTTTACGAGTTATGTAACTGCAAATTCTACCTTAAAAGGATACATAGAAGGAACAGTTGCACATACAGTATTTGCTCCCAATAACGCTGCTTTTAGAACGTTAAAAGCAACTCTATCAGCAGATCTTTCCACTATACGAGAAGATGTAGTACTAACAGTATTAAATTTTCACTTTGCAAAAGATCAAAAGTTGTTTAATGATATATTAGGAAAAACAGTTACTACTTTACAGACAGAAAATTTAACTATTTCTGCAACAGGAACTGTAAGAGAAGGTGGATCTAATACTACGGTAAAAATCACTGATGCGAAAAAAGATATAAAAGCAACAAATGGAGTAGTACATGTAGTAGAAGCCATATTAATTCCTCCCGTAGCAGTATTTAGTCAGATTGGGTCTGTGTTAGGTTCTGTAGGTCAAGCTGTTTTTCTTGCAAAAGCGTTTGCAGATATTGCAGATATAATAAATCTTACCAATCCGAATGATTCTCTTAAAATAAAATTAGGCGCATCAAACACAAAGCCATATACTTGTTTTTTCCCTACCACTGTTCCTAACGATATTTTTGCTTTAGCCGCAGGTACTCAGAGTATAACAAAAGAGCAACTTTTAGCGAGTATAAAAACAAATTCTACAACTGCATCAGCATTTGTTAAAAATCACATATTCACAGGTTCTTTTACTTCTAAAAGTGGTACTAGCACAGCTGCAAACTTAGTAGCAGGTGCAAGATTAACAAATCTTAATGGAATAACTTTTACTGTATATAATCAAGGGAAGTCACAAACAAATCCTACGGGATACATTTTATCTACTGCAACAACTGAGGCAGGGCTACCAACAGCACAAAATTTCCCTATTCTAAGTTTTGACCAGTATTCGGGAGGAAATGGAAGCATTCTTCACGTAGGAATTATTATTTTGAGGCAGTAA
- the gatA gene encoding Asp-tRNA(Asn)/Glu-tRNA(Gln) amidotransferase subunit GatA encodes MKTFHSFSKIQDALKNKTITCKEIVQNYLSTIEKKKHLNAFIEVFDIESLQQAELIDEKLSHNVAGRLAGMVISIKDVLCYEGHRLQAGSKILEGFISPYTATAVQRLLDEDAIIIGRTNCDEFAMGSSSESSIFGSVKNPIHSEYVAGGSSGGSAVAVKADMSLVALGTDTGGSVRQPASFCGIIGLKPTYSRVSRYGLLAYASSFDVIGIFSHTIEDTALVLEIISGSDEYDATCSKKEREMYTDLSPITKKRIAYIEETIYSSGLDRDIKNRTMQIIDSLKIKGYEVEKVHFPYLDYMLPIYYILTTAEASSNLARYDGVKYGYSLEEYSLEHLYKKTRSSGFGYEVQRRILLGTFVLSSSYNDTYYIQALKARRIVRDATRKILEKYDFIILPTTPTPAFKQGERTNNPVEMYLADLFTVQASVCGIPAISLPLGEHHTGLPFGIQIMADIFKEKELISFSQQIMENKSSF; translated from the coding sequence GTGAAAACATTTCATTCTTTTTCAAAGATACAAGATGCTTTAAAAAATAAAACTATCACCTGTAAAGAAATAGTTCAAAATTATCTTTCTACCATAGAGAAAAAAAAACATTTGAATGCTTTTATAGAAGTATTTGATATAGAATCTTTACAGCAGGCAGAACTTATTGACGAAAAGTTATCTCACAATGTAGCGGGAAGATTGGCAGGAATGGTTATAAGTATAAAAGATGTTCTTTGTTATGAAGGTCATAGATTACAGGCAGGTTCTAAAATATTAGAAGGATTTATTTCTCCCTATACTGCTACAGCGGTACAACGATTATTAGATGAAGATGCTATTATAATAGGAAGAACGAATTGTGACGAATTTGCTATGGGTTCTTCTAGTGAAAGTTCTATTTTCGGATCAGTAAAAAATCCTATTCATTCAGAATATGTAGCCGGAGGATCTTCAGGAGGATCAGCAGTAGCAGTAAAAGCAGATATGTCGCTTGTTGCATTAGGAACAGATACAGGTGGTTCGGTAAGGCAGCCCGCATCTTTTTGTGGAATTATCGGACTAAAACCAACTTATTCGAGAGTTTCTAGATATGGATTACTTGCATACGCAAGTTCCTTTGATGTAATAGGTATATTTTCGCATACGATTGAAGACACTGCTTTGGTATTAGAAATAATTTCGGGTTCAGATGAATATGACGCTACGTGTTCTAAAAAAGAAAGAGAAATGTATACAGATTTATCCCCTATTACTAAAAAACGAATTGCTTATATAGAAGAAACTATATATTCTTCTGGCTTAGATAGAGATATTAAAAATCGCACTATGCAAATTATAGATTCTTTAAAAATAAAAGGGTATGAAGTAGAAAAAGTACATTTTCCCTATTTAGATTATATGTTACCTATTTATTATATTCTTACTACTGCAGAAGCGAGTAGCAATTTGGCAAGATATGATGGAGTAAAGTATGGATATAGCTTAGAAGAGTATAGTTTGGAGCATTTATATAAAAAAACAAGAAGCAGTGGGTTTGGATACGAGGTACAAAGGAGGATATTATTAGGAACATTTGTTTTAAGCAGTAGTTATAATGATACTTACTATATACAAGCATTAAAAGCAAGACGTATAGTAAGAGATGCTACGCGTAAGATATTAGAAAAATATGACTTTATTATTTTACCTACTACTCCAACTCCTGCATTTAAACAAGGAGAAAGGACAAATAATCCTGTGGAAATGTATTTAGCAGATTTGTTTACGGTACAGGCATCCGTTTGCGGTATTCCTGCGATTTCTCTTCCATTAGGAGAGCATCATACTGGATTACCCTTTGGAATACAAATTATGGCAGATATTTTTAAAGAAAAAGAACTTATATCATTTTCTCAACAGATAATGGAAAATAAATCATCTTTTTGA
- the ilvC gene encoding ketol-acid reductoisomerase — protein MAKINFGGVEEEVVTREEFSLQKAKQTLEKEVLAVIGYGVQGPGQSLNLKDNGFQVIVGQRKNTNSWNKALKDGWIEGKNLFDIEEACAKGTVLQFLLSDAGQIALWPVVKKHLTKGKTLYFSHGFGITYSQQTGIVPPPDIDVILVAPKGSGTSLRRLFLEGMGLNSSFAVHQNASGRAREKAIAMGIAVGSGYLFETTFLKEVTSDLTGERGTLMGALAGILEAQYNLLRKKGHSPSEAFNETVEELTESLIKLVAENGMDWMYANCSTTAQRGALDWKGKFRDAVTPVFEQLYESVVTGNEAKITIEANRKADYRVKLQEELDAIKNSEMWQTGSQVRKLRPKK, from the coding sequence ATGGCAAAAATAAATTTTGGTGGTGTTGAGGAAGAGGTAGTAACGAGAGAAGAATTTTCTTTACAAAAAGCTAAGCAAACTTTGGAAAAAGAAGTTCTTGCAGTTATTGGATATGGAGTTCAAGGACCGGGTCAGAGTTTAAACCTCAAAGATAATGGCTTTCAGGTTATAGTAGGTCAGAGAAAAAATACGAATAGTTGGAACAAAGCTCTCAAAGACGGATGGATAGAAGGAAAAAATCTTTTTGATATAGAAGAAGCATGCGCAAAAGGAACTGTTTTACAATTTCTTTTATCTGATGCGGGACAAATTGCTTTATGGCCTGTGGTAAAAAAGCATCTCACAAAAGGAAAAACATTATATTTTTCTCATGGTTTTGGCATTACTTATAGTCAACAAACGGGAATAGTTCCTCCTCCGGATATAGATGTTATTTTAGTAGCTCCCAAAGGTTCAGGTACCAGTTTAAGGAGATTATTTTTAGAAGGAATGGGATTAAATAGTAGTTTTGCTGTGCATCAAAATGCTAGTGGGAGAGCGAGAGAAAAAGCAATTGCGATGGGAATAGCAGTAGGTTCGGGTTATCTTTTTGAAACTACTTTTTTAAAGGAAGTTACTTCAGATTTAACGGGGGAACGTGGTACTTTAATGGGAGCACTTGCAGGTATTTTAGAAGCACAGTATAATCTTTTGAGAAAAAAAGGGCATTCTCCATCCGAAGCATTTAATGAAACAGTAGAAGAATTAACTGAATCTTTAATAAAATTAGTAGCTGAAAACGGAATGGATTGGATGTATGCAAATTGCTCTACTACTGCACAAAGAGGAGCCTTAGATTGGAAAGGAAAATTTAGGGATGCTGTTACTCCTGTTTTTGAACAACTCTATGAGAGTGTTGTAACGGGAAACGAAGCAAAAATTACCATAGAAGCAAATAGAAAAGCTGATTATAGAGTAAAATTACAGGAAGAATTAGATGCCATTAAAAATTCTGAGATGTGGCAAACGGGATCACAAGTAAGAAAACTTCGTCCCAAAAAATAA
- the tatA gene encoding twin-arginine translocase TatA/TatE family subunit, with protein sequence MQGILFLGGLGAWEVILILGVFVLLFGAKKIPELARGIGKGIREFKDASRDIKNEIEENIKEKTEEKPKV encoded by the coding sequence ATGCAAGGAATATTATTTTTAGGGGGATTGGGAGCTTGGGAGGTGATTTTAATTTTGGGAGTATTTGTATTGCTTTTTGGTGCAAAAAAAATTCCCGAATTAGCGCGTGGGATAGGAAAAGGGATACGAGAATTTAAAGATGCTTCTCGGGATATAAAAAATGAAATAGAAGAAAATATAAAAGAGAAAACCGAAGAAAAACCAAAGGTGTGA